A DNA window from Zingiber officinale cultivar Zhangliang chromosome 3A, Zo_v1.1, whole genome shotgun sequence contains the following coding sequences:
- the LOC122052210 gene encoding early nodulin-93-like translates to MKPVIASPQEEKISTSESTIQKAVSSGFKTALLTGAIAAVPTLVGCRVFPWAKHNLNHTAQALIISAASIAGFFVTADKIVLANARGNTIGKYGKSE, encoded by the exons ATGAAGCCTGTGATCGCTTCACCGCAAGAGGAGAAGATCTCGACCTCTGAGAGTACCATTCAAA AAGCAGTGTCTTCTGGATTTAAGACAGCTCTATTAACAGGTGCAATTGCTGCTGTGCCTACG TTGGTTGGTTGTCGTGTTTTTCCATGGGCTAAACATAACCTCAACCACACTGCGCAAGCACTGATCATATCAGCAG CATCAATTGCTGGCTTCTTCGTTACCGCTGACAAGATCGTTCTAGCAAATGCAAGAGGTAACACTATTGGCAAATATGGTAAGTCTGAATGA